In one window of Gossypium arboreum isolate Shixiya-1 chromosome 4, ASM2569848v2, whole genome shotgun sequence DNA:
- the LOC108465544 gene encoding PTI1-like tyrosine-protein kinase At3g15890, with protein MGSTFSCCGSDKEDEGVSVVTSGNTTWRIFTYKELHTATNGFCDDNKLGEGGFGSVYWGKTSDGLQIAVKKLKSMTSKAEMEFAVEVEVLGRVRHKNLLGLRGYCVGTDQRLIVYDYMPNLSLLSHLHGQFAGEVQLDWKKRMKIAIGSAEGISYLHHEVTPHIIHRDIKASNVLLDSDFEPLVADFGFAKLIPEGVSHMTTRVKGTLGYLAPEYAMWGKVSNGCDVYSFGILLLELLTGRKPIEKLPGGVKRTITEWAEPLVARGQFKDLSDPKLRGNFDENQLKQAISVACLCVQSEPEKRPNMKEVVYKLKGYGSEGKVLQARMDSVKYKEELLALDQTSDEDDGGPEESYGVFGPMEVQEMQDPYNQHGDTAKHV; from the exons ATGGGATCAACCTTTAGTTGCTGTGGTTCGGATAAAGAAGATGAAGG GGTAAGTGTAGTTACTTCAGGGAATACAACATGGAGAATATTCACATACAAAGAGTTGCACACTGCTACCAATGGCTTCTGCGATGACAACAAACTTGGGGAAGGTGGCTTTGGCAGTGTTTACTGGGGTAAAACCAGTGATGGTCTTCAG ATAGCTGTCAAGAAATTAAAATCCATGACTTCAAAAGCTGAAATGGAGTTTGCAGTGGAAGTTGAAGTTCTTGGAAGGGTTAGGCACAAGAATCTGTTGGGTCTGAGGGGTTACTGTGTTGGAACTGACCAAAGGCTCATAGTTTATGATTATATGCCAAATCTTAGCTTGCTGTCTCATCTGCACGGCCAATTTGCAGGTGAGGTTCAATTAGATTGGAAAAAAAGAATGAAGATCGCAATTGGTTCTGCAGAAGGCATATC gtactTGCACCATGAGGTGACACCACACATCATTCACAGAGACATCAAGGCAAGCAATGTCCTGCTGGATTCAGACTTTGAACCGCTGGTTGCTGATTTTGGATTTGCAAAGCTAATCCCAGAAGGCGTAAGCCACATGACAACCCGTGTTAAGGGTACTTTAGGATACCTTGCGCCGGAATACGCCATGTGGGGAAAGGTTTCCAATGGTTGCGATGTTTACAGTTTTGGTATTCTTTTGCTTGAGCTTCTCACTGGAAGAAAGCCTATAGAGAAGTTGCCTGGTGGTGTAAAGAGGACTATAACTGAGTGGGCTGAGCCACTTGTAGCTAGAGGGCAGTTTAAAGACCTTTCTGATCCGAAGCTTCgaggaaattttgatgaaaaccAATTAAAACAAGCAATTAGTGTTGCTTGTCTATGCGTGCAAAGTGAACCTGAGAAGCGGCCAAACATGAAAGAAGTGGTTTATAAGCTTAAAGGGTACGGCAGCGAAGGCAAGGTTCTTCAGGCGAGAATGGACAGCGTTAAGTATAAGGAAGAATTACTAGCACTTGATCAAACAAGTGACGAGGATGATGGTGGTCCTGAGGAAAGCTATGGCGTGTTTGGTCCCATGGAGGTGCAAGAAATGCAGGATCCCTACAATCAACACGGAGACACTGCCAAACATGTTTGA